The Paramicrobacterium fandaimingii DNA segment CAACCGGTCGCGAGGGTCCCGTGATCGCCCAGTCGATGGCGTAGGGTCTGCCGGTCAGCAGCACGAGCACAACGGGAGTTCCGGTGGCGACGACCCGCTCAACGAGCTCACGCTGCACACCCGGAAGCTCGAGGCTCTCGGTGTCGTTGCCTTCGCCGACCGTGCCGCGGCCGAACAGCCCGGCGCGGTCGCCCGCAACGATGATCGCGACGTCGGAGTCGAGTGCCGCAGCGACGGCCTCGTCGATCGCCGAGCTGTCCGTTCCTGTGACATCGCTTCCGTGAACGAGAGTGATGTCGGCTCCCGTCAGCTCGTCGGTGATCGCGTCGGCGACCGTCAGAATCTCGAAGCCGATCGGCACCCCAGGGTGGTGGGCCAGCACGTGATTCGCGAACGAGTAGCAGCCCATGAGCGCTTCAGAGGAGTCGGCGTTCGGCCCGATGAGAGCGACGCGTCGACCCTCGGTCTGTGCCAGCGGCAGCGTTCCGTCGTTGGTGAGCAGAACGATGGAGCCTTCGGCGAGTCGGCGTGCGACGTCGCGGTGCGCGGGAGAATCGAGATCGACGGGTTCCGGGGTGAACGAGAAGTCGTCGTCAAGCAGGCCGAGCTCTTCCTTCTGCGCGAGGACGCGCAGAACGGCACGGTCGACGATCGAATCGTCCGTGACGCCCGTCCGAATCCGCTCGGCGAGCGGCTCGAGGTACGCGTCGCCTGTGGGAAGCTCGACGTCGATGCCCGCTGTCAGCGCAAGCTCGGCTGCCTGCCCCTTTCCCCCGGCGATTCCATGCATCAGGTGAAGGAACGCCACGGCGAAGTAGTCAGAGACGACGACACCGTCAAAGCCCCACTGCCCGCGCAGCAGATCCTCGAAGAGGGCAGGGTCCGAGGCGACGGGAACGCCGTCGATCTCGGCATACGAGTTCATCACCGAGCGAACGCCGCCGTCGCGCACGGCCATCTCAAACGGGGGAAGCAGCACATCGGCGATCTCGCGGGGCCCGGCGTGCACGGGGGCGTGGTTTCTGCCCGACTGGGATGCCGAGTACCCGACGAAGTGCTTGAGCGTCGCGTGGATGCCCTCGGCCTGCAGTCCGCGAACGTATGCCGTGCCGAGCATTCCAACAACATAGGGGTCTTCGGAGATGCACTCGTCGACGCGGCCCCAGCGCGGGTCACGCACAACATCGAGAACGGGAGCGAGACCCTGGTGGATGCCGAGAGCGCGCATCGATTCGCCGATGCGGTGCCCCATCTCCTCGACGAGCTGCTCATCGAAGGCGGCACCCCACGCGAGCGGCGTCGGGAACGTCGCTGCCTTCCATGCGGCAAGCCCCGTGAGGCATTCCTCGTGCACGAGGGCTGGAATGCCGAGGCGGGTCTGCGTCTGCAGACGCTTCTGCTCACCGGCAAGCCACGCCGCGCGCTCCCCGGCATCCACCGGTCTCGTGCCATACACCCGCGTGAGGTGCCCGATGCCGTGCTTGGTCGCCTCTTCATACTTGCCCGACGTCGCCATCTCATCGGCCATCGGTGCCACAACCTCGCCGCCCTGGTCAACCCAGAACCCTACGAGCTGAGCAAGCTTCTCTTCGAGCGTCATCCGAGCATGCAGTGCACGCACACGGGCCGACAGCTCCGGCATCCCGGAGTGAACCATGTTTCTTCTTCTCTTCTCTGCTGTGATGCGTAAACGTCAGCAACGTCAATATTGTCGGTATCGTCAGTGCGCGCGGGCTCGCCCGTGACAGCGCTGTCTACCCCTTGACGGCACCGGTGAGGCCGCCAACGATGCGCCGTTCGAACAGGCTGAAGAACACCAGCGCAGGAATCATCGACAGCGATGTGAAGGCAAGCACCTTCGCCGTGTCGACGGCATACTGCGAGGCGAACGCCTGCACCCCAAGCGGCAACGTGAATGTCGCCTGATCATTCAAGATGAACAGCGGAAGGATGTAGCCGTTCCAGCTGCCGATGAAGGCGAGGATGCCTGTCGTGATGACTCCCGGTGTCGCCAGCGGAACGACCATGCGCCAGAAGAACCCGATTCGCGAGCATCCGTCGATGAATGCCGCTTCCTCGAGCTCCTTCGGAATTGCCCGGAGAAAGGGAACGAGAATGATGATCGTCACGGGCAGGGCGAAGGCGATCTGCGGAAGAATCACTCCGACGAGCGAGTTCATCAGCCCGAGGTTCTTGATCACGATGTACAGCGGTGTGATCGCGACGGTGATGGGAAACATCAGGCCGGCGGCGAAGAGCGAGTAC contains these protein-coding regions:
- a CDS encoding glycoside hydrolase family 3 N-terminal domain-containing protein — protein: MVHSGMPELSARVRALHARMTLEEKLAQLVGFWVDQGGEVVAPMADEMATSGKYEEATKHGIGHLTRVYGTRPVDAGERAAWLAGEQKRLQTQTRLGIPALVHEECLTGLAAWKAATFPTPLAWGAAFDEQLVEEMGHRIGESMRALGIHQGLAPVLDVVRDPRWGRVDECISEDPYVVGMLGTAYVRGLQAEGIHATLKHFVGYSASQSGRNHAPVHAGPREIADVLLPPFEMAVRDGGVRSVMNSYAEIDGVPVASDPALFEDLLRGQWGFDGVVVSDYFAVAFLHLMHGIAGGKGQAAELALTAGIDVELPTGDAYLEPLAERIRTGVTDDSIVDRAVLRVLAQKEELGLLDDDFSFTPEPVDLDSPAHRDVARRLAEGSIVLLTNDGTLPLAQTEGRRVALIGPNADSSEALMGCYSFANHVLAHHPGVPIGFEILTVADAITDELTGADITLVHGSDVTGTDSSAIDEAVAAALDSDVAIIVAGDRAGLFGRGTVGEGNDTESLELPGVQRELVERVVATGTPVVLVLLTGRPYAIDWAITGPSRPVAVVQAFFPGEEGGAAIAGVLSGRVNPSGRLPVSLPRSAGAQPYSYLHPTLGGTTDITSAASDPVLPFGHGLSYASFEHTALAVDDMVVSTDATFSARVTVRNTGERRGADVVQLYAHDEHASVTRPVAQLVGYARVELDAGETAEVSFQVPPTRLAFSDRALRKVVEPGRIQLWVGSSCAERETETSIELTGEIYETTGEDARVVRTEVTSVVAV
- a CDS encoding carbohydrate ABC transporter permease, with translation MATTTTTLRPALSPRRSGEKLRWGNPVVYFIALIVIALMLAPIAYIILGGFRTNAQITTDPSGFPAPWEIGNYLDVLFGSVFWSQVLNSTIAAVATTLGAVVLGVMASYVIARYPFRGRGILYSLFAAGLMFPITVAITPLYIVIKNLGLMNSLVGVILPQIAFALPVTIIILVPFLRAIPKELEEAAFIDGCSRIGFFWRMVVPLATPGVITTGILAFIGSWNGYILPLFILNDQATFTLPLGVQAFASQYAVDTAKVLAFTSLSMIPALVFFSLFERRIVGGLTGAVKG